CGGTTTCGGCATCGGGGTCGTGCGGAGGGACCGCTGGAGGGGTTCAGGACGGGTACCCTCTCGTCCACTTCTCCAACGCGGGTCTCGTGGCCCACAACACAGATCCGGTTCCGGATGGGGAACGGCCGTCACCGGAAGTCGGGTATATTTCCCCGGCGTCGAACGGGCCGTTTTTTGGCGGGCACCGCCCGTTCGATTCTGTGAGAAATGCGGACTCTTTCCAGGACCCTCGTCGTCCTCTTCTGCGCCGCCGTCGCCCGCCCGGCGAAGGCCGGCGACTATCGCCTCTTCGCGCCCGGCGAGGACTTCGGCTGGTTCGGTCGAACCGGGACCGCGACCGCGGCAGGCGCGGCTCCGGCGGCGGCCCCCGCGGCGCGGCCGAAACGGAAGCTCTTCGATCCCCGCACGGTCCGCATCTCTCTGGCGATGCTGGCGGCCGTCCCGGTGGCCGGGTACGCGATCTGGTGGCACGGCAACGACTTCACGCACTTCAAGTTCAATCACGAGCACTGGTTCGGACGGGATACGTATGCGGGCGGCGCCGACAAGGCCTCGCACTTCGTCGAGAGCACGATCGTCGGGCACGGCATGGAGCGCTTCTATGAGCGGCTCGGCCATTCTCCTTCCGACGCTCGATGGCTCGCGATGGGAGTGGTTTCCCTCGGCGGGTTGATCGTGGAGGCCGGCGACGGCTTCAAGTACGGCGGCGCTTCGTGGGAGGACGCCGCGACCAACGTGCTCGGCGGCGTCGTCGGCGCCGAGATCGCCTACCGCGGATGGGACGACTTCGTCGGCTTCCGCTTCGGTGTGGTGCCCTCGAAAAACCGGGGAGGGGAGACCGGCCCCCGAGTCGAGCATTATTCGCAGGAGATCTACACGGCCGACGCGAAGCTCGCGGGGATCTTCCGCCGCGCCCGCGCGCCGTCCGGACCGCTTCGATACGTCATGCTCTCGGCCACCTACGCCAGCCGCGGGTATCGGGAGCTCCCTCCCGGGCTTCGCGAACGCGACCTCGGCGTGGAGCTCGGCCTGAACGTTCCGGAGATCCTGCGCGCCGCGGGGCTTCCGGATTCGAAGTGGTGGCAGTCGCTCGTCTACGCGTTCTTCGACTACGTCCGCCTGCCGTACACCGCGATCGGCTACCGGTACGACTTCAATCATCGGAGGTGGCACGGACCCGACACCGGGAGGTGACGGCCGCAGCGGGCCGGTTACGGGGAGTACGGCGCCCCGAACGCGGACGCCTGGCCCGAGTCCATTGCCCCGAAACTCACGGCGCCTGTCGCGGCGGGGAACGCCTCAAACGTGCGGCGGCCGGAACGTGAAGAACACCCCGCCCAGGATCTCGCTGTTGCGGAACCAGCGGTTCGTGTCCGTCCACCCGCCGTCCTCGACGCTCCTCTTTCCCAGGTAGGTCGCCCGGAATCGCGCGTCGATCCGAAACCCGAGCCACGGCGTCGCGTGGAATTTCGCCCCGGCGGCGAGGGCGGCGCCGAAACGGTTCACGTCGCGGACGTTTCGGTCGGGCACGTTGATGTCGAGGTTCGTGATGCCGCCTCCCAGGGCGACGTACGGCGCGAAATTTCCGTGGGGGAACGAGCGCACGGCGAGGAGCTCGATCGTGGCGATGTCGATCGTCCCGGCGGCCGGCTCGTCCGGGAAGACGCCGGATTGCGGGATGACGAGATCTTCCGTGCTCCGTCGGACGGCGACCTCGATTCCCCAGCGGCGGTTCCACTGCGCGCCCAGCCAGAATCCCTTGACGATGTCGTCGTCGACTTCGACCTTCTGCGCGAACGCCCGGGTCGTCCCCTTCGCGAACGAGCCGCCGTAGAACCGGCCGCCGCCGGCGCCGATCTCGATCGATCCGGGAAGGGACTGGGCGAACGCGGGACGAGAAAAGGGCGCAAGAAACGCCATCGCGAAGATGGCCGCGCCTCGGCAAGGTATCCGCAACCGAGAACGGACACCGTCGTATGAAGCGAACGACGCGCACCGATCGCGCTCGCGAGAGCGCGCGGAACGCCGGTAACGATTGGGGAGGGGGCTTGGGGGAAACATCCCCCAGGTTAGATGCTAACCGGATTACTTCGAACGCGCCGCGGCGCGTCGGCGCGAGCGAATCGCGCCGTGGCCGAAGGCAAACGAAGAAATGCGAGCATCTCGGATGCGAGCCAAACTATCGCGGGCAAAGCCCGCGATCCGCGCAGCGCTTGCGAAGCAAGTTTTGGTGCCGTCGGCCGGACTCGAACCGGCATGGGTTGCCCCATACGCCCCTCAAACGTACGTGTCTACCAATTCCACCACGACGGCACGAGGGTCACCTGGTCGTTGCCGGAGCGCTCGGTGCCGGCGCCGGCGAGGATCCGGTCGAGGGAGTCGAGCCGGTCGTCGCATGCGCCGGTGAGGTCGTATTCGCCGGAGCCGCCGGCGCTGGCGCCGGTGCCGGGAACGTCGCGGGCAGCTTCTTCGCGGCGTTCGGGTTCTTCGGCCCCTGCTTGATCACCGACGACTGCGGGCGGCTCTCGATGACCGCCAGCGCGAGGGCGAGGATGATGAAAGCCACGAAAAAGCCGGTCGTCAGCTTGTGCAGGAACGTCGTCGCTCCGCGGGGGCCGAACGTCTGCTGCGAGCCGCCGCCGCCGAACGCTCCGGCGAGATCGGCGCCGCGTCCCTGCTGAACGAGGACGATCAGGATCAGGATGATGCAGACGAAGATGTAGAGGACCACGAGAAACGTAAACATCGAGCTCTCCAAACCCCCCGGAGGGAGCCGCAGATCTTAGACCGGCGCGCCCGGACCGGTCAAGCGGCAGATCTCGGAGAACCCCGAAGGGTCGAGCGAGGCGCCACCGACGAGGAAACCGTCGATCCCGCGCCGGACGGCGAGATTCCGGGCGTTTTCCGGCGTGACCGAGCCTCCGTAGAGGACCCGAAGCCCGT
This genomic window from Thermoanaerobaculia bacterium contains:
- a CDS encoding DUF2279 domain-containing protein, yielding MRTLSRTLVVLFCAAVARPAKAGDYRLFAPGEDFGWFGRTGTATAAGAAPAAAPAARPKRKLFDPRTVRISLAMLAAVPVAGYAIWWHGNDFTHFKFNHEHWFGRDTYAGGADKASHFVESTIVGHGMERFYERLGHSPSDARWLAMGVVSLGGLIVEAGDGFKYGGASWEDAATNVLGGVVGAEIAYRGWDDFVGFRFGVVPSKNRGGETGPRVEHYSQEIYTADAKLAGIFRRARAPSGPLRYVMLSATYASRGYRELPPGLRERDLGVELGLNVPEILRAAGLPDSKWWQSLVYAFFDYVRLPYTAIGYRYDFNHRRWHGPDTGR
- the secG gene encoding preprotein translocase subunit SecG, which produces MFTFLVVLYIFVCIILILIVLVQQGRGADLAGAFGGGGSQQTFGPRGATTFLHKLTTGFFVAFIILALALAVIESRPQSSVIKQGPKNPNAAKKLPATFPAPAPAPAAPANTTSPAHATTGSTPSTGSSPAPAPSAPATTR
- a CDS encoding outer membrane beta-barrel protein; protein product: MAFLAPFSRPAFAQSLPGSIEIGAGGGRFYGGSFAKGTTRAFAQKVEVDDDIVKGFWLGAQWNRRWGIEVAVRRSTEDLVIPQSGVFPDEPAAGTIDIATIELLAVRSFPHGNFAPYVALGGGITNLDINVPDRNVRDVNRFGAALAAGAKFHATPWLGFRIDARFRATYLGKRSVEDGGWTDTNRWFRNSEILGGVFFTFRPPHV